The Corynebacterium poyangense genome includes a window with the following:
- a CDS encoding anaerobic C4-dicarboxylate transporter, giving the protein MLVAVQIFIILAAIVLGARLGSIAIGFAGGFGVLLLGLIGTPVSKDDIPFDVIGIIMSVIAAISAMQRAGGMDYLVHLAERVLRSRPKQITILAPIVTYLMTLLAGTGHTAFSTLPVIVEVAKEGKVRPSRPLSIAVVASQVAICASPISAAVVFLASTLEPLGISYLGILGVVIPATFLAIFPTALIANMLGKPLEKDPVYLSRVEKGLVNPPKKAADYVPTKAAKLSLIVFLVAIVLVMAYATAISEQVGLITNPALPRNEAIMSLMLATATIIVLIAKIPAGEILNTQVFKSGMSACVCVLGVAWLGTTIINAHLKDIEHFSSGVLQRWPWMLAIVLFFAAALLYSQAATAKALIPAALAIGVSPLTALAAFPAVSALFILPTYPTLLAAVEMDDTGSTQIGSYVFNHPFLIPGALNIAISVALCYLFGGIIL; this is encoded by the coding sequence ATGCTTGTCGCTGTCCAGATCTTTATCATTCTGGCCGCCATTGTTCTTGGCGCTCGCTTAGGGTCTATAGCCATCGGTTTTGCCGGTGGATTTGGCGTCTTATTGCTTGGTTTGATCGGAACCCCAGTGAGTAAAGATGACATCCCATTTGATGTCATTGGTATCATTATGTCCGTCATTGCTGCGATTTCAGCTATGCAACGGGCAGGGGGCATGGATTACCTCGTTCACCTCGCTGAACGCGTATTAAGGAGCCGGCCTAAGCAGATCACTATTTTGGCTCCCATCGTCACATACTTAATGACGTTGCTAGCGGGGACGGGCCACACTGCTTTTTCTACCTTGCCGGTCATTGTTGAGGTTGCGAAGGAGGGGAAGGTCCGGCCGTCGCGTCCCTTATCAATAGCGGTGGTAGCCTCCCAAGTCGCTATTTGCGCATCCCCAATTTCCGCAGCCGTTGTTTTTCTCGCCTCAACGCTCGAGCCCTTAGGAATCAGCTATCTCGGGATCCTAGGAGTAGTAATTCCGGCGACGTTCTTGGCTATTTTCCCTACTGCCTTGATTGCTAATATGCTTGGTAAACCGTTGGAAAAAGACCCGGTGTATTTGAGCCGAGTAGAAAAAGGTCTGGTTAATCCACCAAAGAAAGCTGCCGATTATGTTCCAACGAAGGCAGCGAAACTATCTCTGATTGTTTTTCTTGTCGCCATTGTTTTAGTGATGGCCTATGCTACAGCTATTTCAGAACAGGTGGGGTTAATAACCAACCCAGCTTTACCGCGCAATGAAGCCATCATGTCGTTGATGTTGGCAACCGCTACGATCATTGTCCTCATCGCTAAGATCCCGGCCGGAGAGATCCTTAACACCCAGGTATTCAAGTCCGGAATGTCAGCCTGTGTTTGTGTGCTCGGTGTAGCCTGGCTGGGCACCACGATCATTAATGCACATCTGAAAGATATCGAGCATTTTTCAAGCGGTGTATTGCAGCGCTGGCCATGGATGTTGGCAATAGTATTATTCTTCGCCGCAGCCCTTCTTTATTCTCAAGCAGCAACCGCCAAAGCTCTTATTCCAGCTGCCTTAGCAATAGGTGTCTCTCCCTTGACGGCTCTTGCAGCTTTCCCGGCGGTGTCAGCCTTGTTTATTTTGCCAACATATCCCACGCTATTAGCGGCAGTAGAAATGGATGACACAGGCTCTACTCAGATCGGCAGCTACGTATTTAACCATCCCTTCCTCATTCCTGGAGCATTGAACATCGCTATTTCAGTTGCTCTGTGTTACCTCTTTGGGGGAATTATTCTCTAA
- the aspA gene encoding aspartate ammonia-lyase — MAKTKKSQGKKGASQRETKPAAQPVSAQEDRTKKSAGAAEKSTKPNVRVEVDLLGKREVPMDAYYGIHTLRAIENFQISRTTINQVPEFIRGMVQVKKAAALANRRLHTLPAEKAEAIAWACDQILEEGRCMDQFPLDVFQGGAGTSLNMNTNEVVANLALEYLRKEKGDYDVINPNDDVNMSQSTNDAYPTGFRLGLYAAMEVLIEEIDALQSAFREKGNEFVDILKMGRTQLQDAVPMSLGDEFLAFAHNLAEEQAVLRNASDRLLEVNLGATAIGTGVNTPSGYRHQVTAALSEVTGLEIKSARDLIEATSDTGAYVLTHSAVKRAAMKLSKICNDLRLLSSGPRAGLNEINLPERQAGSSIMPAKVNPVIPEVVNQVCFKVFGNDLTVTMAAEAGQLQLNVMEPVIGEALFQSIRILGNAVVTLREKCVRGITANADVCRGYVENSIGIVTYLNPFIGHHNGDLIGKEAAQTGKSVKELVLEKGLLDEATLDRVLSKENLMHPEFRGKLYLDG, encoded by the coding sequence ATGGCTAAGACCAAGAAGAGCCAAGGTAAGAAAGGCGCTTCCCAGCGAGAGACAAAACCGGCTGCACAACCGGTGTCCGCACAGGAAGATCGCACGAAGAAGTCCGCCGGCGCTGCCGAAAAATCAACAAAGCCCAATGTGAGGGTAGAAGTGGATTTACTCGGTAAACGAGAAGTCCCAATGGATGCTTATTACGGTATCCATACTTTGCGGGCGATTGAGAATTTCCAGATTTCTCGAACAACAATTAATCAGGTCCCGGAGTTTATCCGGGGCATGGTTCAAGTGAAGAAGGCCGCTGCGCTGGCGAATCGACGCTTGCATACCCTTCCGGCTGAAAAGGCGGAGGCTATTGCGTGGGCGTGTGATCAGATTCTGGAAGAGGGCCGGTGCATGGACCAGTTCCCCTTAGATGTGTTTCAAGGAGGCGCTGGCACCAGTTTAAATATGAATACCAATGAGGTGGTTGCCAACCTCGCGTTGGAGTATTTGAGGAAGGAGAAAGGCGATTATGACGTCATCAACCCCAATGATGATGTCAACATGAGCCAATCCACTAATGACGCCTACCCAACCGGCTTTAGATTGGGGCTATATGCCGCAATGGAGGTGCTGATTGAAGAAATCGACGCCTTGCAGTCGGCTTTCCGCGAAAAGGGGAATGAATTCGTTGACATTTTGAAGATGGGCCGGACTCAGCTTCAAGATGCAGTCCCCATGTCCTTAGGGGATGAGTTTCTTGCTTTCGCCCACAACTTGGCTGAAGAACAAGCTGTTCTCAGGAATGCCAGTGACCGGCTATTAGAGGTTAATTTGGGTGCCACAGCCATTGGCACCGGCGTCAACACTCCCTCGGGTTACCGTCATCAAGTGACCGCAGCGTTGAGTGAAGTCACTGGTTTGGAAATTAAGTCTGCCCGGGATCTCATCGAAGCAACCTCCGATACCGGGGCTTATGTCTTGACTCATTCCGCTGTGAAACGTGCAGCAATGAAGCTGTCCAAGATCTGCAATGATCTGCGGCTGCTTTCTTCTGGTCCGCGAGCTGGGTTGAATGAAATCAATCTACCTGAGCGACAGGCTGGTTCCTCGATTATGCCAGCTAAAGTCAACCCGGTTATTCCGGAAGTTGTCAATCAGGTGTGCTTTAAAGTGTTTGGTAATGACCTGACTGTAACGATGGCAGCCGAAGCCGGGCAGCTACAGCTGAATGTCATGGAACCGGTAATAGGGGAGGCATTATTCCAATCCATTCGGATCTTGGGCAACGCTGTTGTCACCCTACGTGAGAAGTGTGTCCGTGGGATTACCGCCAACGCTGATGTATGCCGTGGGTATGTAGAAAATTCCATCGGTATTGTCACCTACTTAAATCCGTTCATCGGCCACCACAATGGGGACTTAATTGGGAAAGAGGCTGCTCAAACGGGGAAGTCGGTAAAAGAACTGGTGCTGGAAAAAGGCCTTTTGGACGAGGCCACCTTGGATCGGGTGCTCAGTAAAGAAAATCTCATGCACCCAGAATTTCGCGGGAAGCTTTACCTTGATGGATAA
- the hisG gene encoding ATP phosphoribosyltransferase, with translation MLRVAVPNKGSLSETATMILREAGYTGRGDSKALNVVDEKNGVEFFFLRPKDIAIYVAQGHLDMGITGRDLALDSRAQVEELLTLNFGTSTFRYAAPHDEQWDVAKLAGKRIATSYPNLVRDHLRENGIEATVIRLDGAVEISIRLGVADAIADVVSTGRTLKKQGLAPFGEPLCTSEAVVIGRVGMTINHEQKVLLRRIEGILHAHHYLMLDYNIAREKLAEASTITPGLSGPTVSPLALDGWVAVRVMVPKGQANAVMDQLSEIGAEAILASDLRIARI, from the coding sequence ATGCTGCGCGTTGCCGTGCCGAATAAGGGTTCATTGTCCGAGACCGCCACCATGATTCTGCGTGAAGCCGGCTACACCGGCCGCGGTGATTCCAAGGCTTTGAACGTTGTGGATGAGAAAAATGGCGTCGAATTTTTCTTTTTAAGGCCCAAAGACATCGCTATTTATGTTGCTCAAGGCCACTTAGATATGGGAATTACCGGTCGAGATTTGGCGCTTGATTCTCGGGCTCAGGTCGAAGAGTTATTGACTCTGAATTTCGGGACTTCTACTTTCCGCTATGCTGCGCCACACGATGAACAGTGGGATGTCGCGAAGCTTGCCGGCAAGCGGATCGCTACGTCGTACCCCAATCTGGTGCGGGACCACCTGCGTGAAAATGGTATTGAGGCCACGGTGATTCGGCTGGACGGGGCAGTAGAGATTTCTATTCGCCTGGGTGTTGCTGATGCTATCGCAGACGTTGTTTCTACTGGCCGGACTCTAAAAAAGCAGGGGCTAGCTCCCTTTGGTGAACCGCTGTGCACCTCAGAGGCGGTTGTTATTGGACGGGTAGGCATGACGATCAATCACGAGCAAAAAGTTCTGCTGCGTCGAATTGAGGGAATCCTTCATGCCCATCATTACTTGATGTTGGATTACAACATTGCTCGTGAGAAATTGGCGGAAGCATCCACTATTACCCCCGGCTTGTCCGGTCCAACGGTGTCGCCTCTAGCGCTTGATGGTTGGGTAGCCGTGCGAGTGATGGTGCCAAAAGGGCAGGCTAATGCGGTGATGGATCAGCTTTCAGAAATCGGTGCAGAAGCTATTTTGGCCTCAGATCTAAGAATTGCCAGAATTTAA
- a CDS encoding phosphoribosyl-ATP diphosphatase → MFQVKNFDSLFAELSERAKNRPEGSGTVAALDSGIHHIGKKVIEEAGEVWLAAEYESKEALAEEISQLIYWSQVLMVSRDLRPEDIYRYL, encoded by the coding sequence ATGTTTCAGGTGAAGAACTTCGATTCCCTTTTTGCTGAACTATCCGAACGCGCCAAGAACCGGCCAGAAGGTTCTGGAACTGTGGCTGCCCTAGATTCAGGGATTCACCATATAGGTAAGAAGGTCATCGAAGAAGCCGGGGAAGTGTGGCTGGCCGCCGAATATGAGTCAAAGGAAGCCCTAGCTGAGGAAATTTCCCAACTGATCTACTGGTCCCAGGTGCTCATGGTGTCTAGGGATCTTCGACCAGAAGATATTTACCGTTATCTATAA
- a CDS encoding HAD family hydrolase, whose translation MLAAIFWDMDGTMVDSEPLWGVATYELSERLGRRLTPELRAQTVGGSFNNTLEICAEHAGYDLQESDYREQRTILFHRVQELFHSDLEPQPGVVELLEDLAAQDIKMYVTTNTERAIADSSIAAVGEHFFVDSIVGDEVPRQKPYPDMYLKAADLAEANPEQCLVFEDSLTGITAALEAGCRVIAVPSDSVEKLPQGAVSLEKLRIADGCPADRAGGFQGVTASDVIRWFTQISTN comes from the coding sequence ATGCTTGCCGCAATTTTCTGGGACATGGATGGGACAATGGTGGACTCAGAGCCGCTATGGGGAGTGGCTACCTATGAGTTAAGTGAACGTCTAGGCCGACGGCTTACTCCAGAACTACGAGCACAAACTGTCGGTGGCAGTTTCAACAACACCTTGGAAATCTGCGCCGAACATGCCGGGTATGACCTGCAGGAATCAGATTATCGCGAGCAACGCACAATCTTATTTCACCGAGTTCAAGAATTATTTCACTCAGACCTAGAACCTCAGCCAGGAGTAGTGGAGCTGCTTGAGGATTTGGCGGCTCAGGACATAAAAATGTATGTCACCACCAATACCGAACGAGCAATAGCGGATTCTTCTATCGCCGCCGTAGGTGAGCATTTCTTTGTGGATTCCATTGTCGGCGATGAAGTTCCCCGTCAAAAACCTTATCCGGATATGTATCTCAAAGCTGCGGATTTAGCTGAGGCGAACCCTGAGCAGTGTTTGGTTTTTGAAGACTCGCTCACTGGGATAACTGCAGCACTCGAAGCTGGATGTCGAGTCATTGCGGTTCCCAGCGACAGCGTGGAGAAACTACCTCAGGGTGCTGTTTCACTGGAAAAACTCCGAATTGCCGACGGGTGTCCCGCTGATCGTGCCGGAGGGTTTCAGGGAGTCACAGCCTCCGACGTCATTCGCTGGTTTACCCAAATCTCGACCAACTAG
- the mshC gene encoding cysteine--1-D-myo-inosityl 2-amino-2-deoxy-alpha-D-glucopyranoside ligase — protein MKSWPYPSVPKVPGSPVPLVLFDTADNEKREVERGNPTGMYVCGITPYDSTHLGHAATYLAFDLIYRQLLDNGHDVHYVQNITDVDDPLFERAARDGVDWKELGTSQIDLFRSDMEELRVLPPQHYIGAMEAIDEVITMVQQLLDCGAAYIVDDVTYPDIYASISATRQFGYESGYSRELMEKFFAERGGDPDRPGKKDSLDALVWRAHRPGEPAWEAPFGAGRPGWHVECSAIATNRLGPHFAIQGGGSDLIFPHHEFSAAHAESALGTPRMAGHYVHAGMISLDGVKMSKSLGNLVFVHKLTQAGHEANAIRLGVYARHYRGDRDWSAQVLAEAEQRLSTWRNALQHPGDTSEIAQVIHEVRTRLADDLDSPGALQVIDDWAARHQTDGQSNPKAQELLTSAVDALLGVNL, from the coding sequence ATGAAATCCTGGCCTTATCCTTCGGTTCCCAAGGTTCCTGGGTCTCCTGTTCCTCTGGTGCTTTTTGATACCGCGGATAACGAAAAAAGAGAAGTAGAACGTGGTAACCCTACCGGAATGTATGTCTGTGGGATTACCCCTTATGACTCCACCCATCTTGGTCACGCTGCCACCTATTTAGCTTTTGACCTGATCTATCGACAATTACTCGATAATGGGCATGACGTTCATTATGTCCAAAATATCACCGACGTAGATGACCCTCTTTTCGAGCGGGCAGCCAGAGATGGCGTTGATTGGAAAGAATTAGGCACCAGCCAAATAGATCTCTTCCGTTCCGATATGGAGGAACTCCGGGTTCTTCCGCCCCAGCATTACATCGGAGCGATGGAGGCTATTGACGAAGTAATCACTATGGTTCAACAATTGCTGGATTGTGGTGCTGCGTACATCGTCGATGATGTTACATACCCCGATATTTACGCCTCTATTTCCGCCACTCGTCAATTTGGATATGAATCCGGCTATAGCCGAGAACTCATGGAAAAGTTTTTTGCCGAGCGGGGCGGAGATCCAGACCGGCCAGGGAAAAAAGATTCCTTAGACGCGTTGGTGTGGCGAGCTCACCGCCCAGGGGAACCGGCCTGGGAGGCTCCTTTCGGAGCAGGTAGACCAGGCTGGCATGTGGAATGCTCCGCAATAGCCACCAACCGCCTGGGGCCTCACTTCGCCATTCAAGGCGGCGGCAGTGATTTGATATTCCCGCACCATGAATTCTCTGCGGCACATGCCGAATCTGCTCTAGGGACACCCCGAATGGCCGGACACTACGTTCATGCCGGAATGATCTCACTAGATGGGGTAAAAATGTCCAAATCCCTGGGAAACCTGGTGTTTGTTCATAAGCTCACCCAGGCTGGGCATGAAGCTAACGCGATCCGGCTCGGAGTCTATGCACGTCACTATCGTGGAGATCGGGATTGGTCTGCTCAGGTTCTTGCCGAGGCGGAACAGAGGTTATCGACCTGGCGGAACGCTCTTCAACATCCTGGGGACACTTCTGAAATAGCACAGGTAATTCACGAGGTTCGTACCCGGCTTGCTGATGACTTGGATTCTCCCGGTGCTCTTCAGGTGATCGACGATTGGGCTGCACGCCATCAAACTGACGGTCAAAGTAATCCCAAAGCCCAGGAATTGTTAACTTCCGCAGTCGATGCATTATTGGGTGTCAACCTGTAG
- a CDS encoding undecaprenyl-diphosphate phosphatase: MSKVIEVSWLQTIVLSIVQGLTEFLPVSSSGHLRIVSELIWGHDAGASFTAVVQLGTELAVLVYFAKDIWRIMVRWFAGLTDKSRRGLDYRMGWMVIVGTIPVVVAGVLLKEIIRNSLRNLWLTATVLILFSLVFIIAERWGSKKRNFDDLTMKDAVLMGLAQCLALIPGVSRSGGTISAGLLCGLNREVAARFSFLLAIPAVLGSGLFSLPDALAPEAGQAASGAQLAVGTIIAFLIGYASIAWLLRFVSHHSFAWFAAYRIPVGIIVMILLAAGTLNPI; this comes from the coding sequence GTGTCTAAGGTGATCGAGGTTAGCTGGCTACAGACGATTGTTCTTTCTATAGTTCAAGGACTTACTGAGTTTCTACCGGTAAGTTCCTCCGGGCATCTGCGAATTGTCTCTGAATTGATATGGGGGCACGACGCCGGAGCTTCTTTTACCGCGGTGGTTCAACTGGGTACCGAGTTAGCGGTACTGGTGTACTTCGCTAAAGATATTTGGCGGATCATGGTCAGGTGGTTTGCCGGCCTGACTGATAAAAGTCGACGCGGCTTGGACTATCGCATGGGGTGGATGGTCATTGTCGGAACCATTCCTGTGGTGGTTGCCGGGGTTCTTCTCAAAGAAATCATCCGCAATTCACTGCGTAACCTCTGGCTTACTGCTACCGTTCTCATCCTCTTCTCTCTGGTTTTCATCATTGCAGAACGTTGGGGTTCCAAGAAACGAAACTTCGACGATCTGACCATGAAAGATGCTGTCCTCATGGGATTGGCGCAATGCCTAGCGCTTATCCCAGGAGTCTCCCGGTCCGGCGGAACAATTTCAGCCGGGTTACTGTGCGGTCTAAATCGAGAAGTTGCTGCTCGGTTTAGTTTCTTATTGGCCATCCCGGCAGTCTTAGGATCTGGGCTATTTTCCTTACCCGACGCCCTTGCCCCCGAAGCCGGTCAAGCAGCCAGTGGGGCCCAATTGGCTGTTGGAACCATAATTGCTTTCCTGATTGGTTATGCATCTATTGCCTGGCTCTTGCGCTTTGTCTCTCATCATTCTTTCGCCTGGTTTGCTGCCTATCGCATTCCAGTTGGAATAATCGTGATGATTTTGCTGGCCGCCGGAACACTCAATCCCATCTAA
- a CDS encoding aldo/keto reductase, with the protein MERRQLGNTGLRVPVFGVDTSAWPHHMTDEEARKIIHGFLDMGSGLVDLPNRNPDYHSETLIGEELRRRTYSRDDLILSLASGYRPHAPAGFRIDCSRRSLLQQLDTSLRCLGTDFVDIWTIAYWDEHTPLTELWATMHYVLNSGRARYVAVHGFHGWQLALISAQTSESIACQSEYSLLQRNAEAELWPAAHYLQSGMIATRPLALGALAQPWRKLSPQPEAHPYLNDRAHTILDALETAAEGLGSTLATTALSWVKDQPGMSTCLVGVSKEDQLISVQEAGEQKLPRQILAALDDVSQ; encoded by the coding sequence ATGGAGCGACGACAACTCGGCAACACCGGCCTCAGAGTCCCGGTTTTCGGTGTGGACACCTCGGCTTGGCCCCACCACATGACAGATGAGGAAGCCCGGAAAATAATTCATGGTTTTCTTGATATGGGTAGCGGCCTGGTCGATCTACCCAATAGAAACCCTGATTATCATTCAGAGACGCTTATCGGGGAGGAGCTTCGTCGTCGAACTTATTCCCGAGATGACCTGATTCTTTCTCTTGCTTCTGGTTACCGGCCGCACGCGCCCGCCGGATTCCGGATTGATTGCTCTCGACGTTCTCTTTTACAGCAACTCGATACTTCATTGCGTTGTTTGGGCACCGATTTCGTCGATATATGGACTATCGCCTATTGGGATGAACATACGCCCCTAACCGAATTGTGGGCGACGATGCACTACGTGCTTAACTCCGGACGGGCAAGATACGTCGCTGTCCACGGATTTCACGGTTGGCAACTGGCTCTTATCTCGGCTCAGACCTCAGAAAGTATTGCCTGCCAGTCGGAATACTCGTTGCTCCAACGCAATGCTGAAGCAGAGCTGTGGCCAGCAGCCCATTATTTACAGTCGGGAATGATCGCTACTCGTCCCCTAGCTCTGGGTGCGCTTGCCCAGCCCTGGAGAAAGCTATCTCCTCAGCCAGAAGCACATCCCTATCTCAATGACCGGGCCCACACCATCCTCGATGCCTTAGAAACGGCGGCCGAAGGACTTGGTTCTACCCTCGCTACAACCGCGTTAAGTTGGGTCAAGGATCAACCAGGAATGAGTACTTGCCTAGTTGGCGTCAGCAAAGAAGATCAGTTGATCTCAGTGCAAGAAGCAGGAGAGCAAAAACTGCCCAGACAAATCCTCGCCGCACTGGATGACGTGTCACAGTAG
- a CDS encoding NHL repeat-containing protein: protein MSVAGIRRRRRYLAPLVLFAACGLAMSGCQHQAAQELSGKMGNATAVESPPNPHPSGEVLPLPEELKEVHAMDYAGNVLAVQGPHHVGIGTVEQFRQNDAVILPLDNSCGTLRGSSDHQVWTLGCGNSVWSINPQEPNRVDKMPVEHSTTTAVQLSDGTIATGSNDSQDLWLYQRGQKARKISMDGSADSLVAVTVPGHSDALVRVNRQETTIQDVHFADNAQGGTLRVGLGVGQVAAGEKGLLLASDTTGNRLMIYTGDDVIRLHQSYPVDASPWAVAWDKSRNLAWIGSTSANSAVGYDIRTGVPVAKAHISTLPDSRSLVVLDDGTVVAASASGHGLQVIHQPQPADQ, encoded by the coding sequence GTGAGTGTGGCTGGGATTCGTCGTCGGCGCCGCTACCTGGCGCCCCTTGTTTTATTTGCTGCCTGTGGGCTGGCTATGTCCGGTTGCCAACACCAAGCAGCGCAAGAGCTATCCGGGAAGATGGGCAATGCTACGGCAGTGGAGTCTCCACCTAATCCCCATCCCAGCGGAGAAGTTCTTCCTCTCCCTGAGGAATTAAAAGAAGTTCACGCTATGGACTACGCCGGGAATGTTCTTGCTGTCCAGGGACCACATCATGTGGGAATAGGTACCGTTGAACAATTCCGCCAAAATGACGCGGTGATTCTGCCCCTAGATAATTCCTGTGGAACTCTTCGCGGGTCCAGCGACCATCAAGTGTGGACCCTCGGGTGTGGAAATAGCGTGTGGAGTATCAATCCACAAGAACCGAACCGCGTCGATAAAATGCCGGTTGAGCATTCCACCACCACGGCTGTACAACTCAGTGACGGGACCATCGCTACGGGCAGTAATGATTCTCAGGACCTGTGGTTGTATCAGCGCGGGCAGAAAGCTCGAAAGATTTCCATGGATGGCAGTGCAGATTCATTAGTCGCCGTCACGGTTCCTGGTCATAGTGACGCGCTGGTTCGAGTGAATCGGCAGGAAACGACTATTCAAGATGTGCATTTTGCCGACAATGCTCAAGGTGGAACGCTGCGAGTAGGTCTTGGTGTGGGCCAGGTAGCAGCTGGGGAAAAGGGACTGTTGCTTGCCTCAGATACCACCGGGAACCGGTTGATGATTTACACCGGCGATGACGTAATCCGTTTACATCAAAGCTATCCCGTGGATGCTAGCCCGTGGGCCGTCGCCTGGGATAAAAGCCGTAATCTTGCGTGGATTGGGTCTACATCTGCTAATTCTGCCGTCGGATATGACATCCGTACCGGAGTTCCGGTAGCAAAAGCCCACATCTCCACCCTCCCCGATTCTCGTTCCTTAGTTGTGCTCGACGACGGCACCGTGGTTGCTGCTTCAGCCAGTGGACATGGATTGCAAGTTATTCATCAACCCCAACCCGCAGATCAGTAA
- a CDS encoding quinone-dependent dihydroorotate dehydrogenase, giving the protein MVSLRRQVYNLALKGMFRIPPERIHGMISDSLRILQLMRPVHRVFNHIVPVRDPILSQEVFGVTFPRPLGLAAGFDKNADSPDVWSPVGFGYAELGTVTASPQPGNPAPRLFRLPKDKAILNRMGFNNDGAAEVAMNLRRRTTEDVIGINIGKTKVVDPDGAADDYRRSAMLLGSLADYLVINVSSPNTPGLRDLQAVDSLRPIIQAVQSATTTPILVKIAPDLADEDIDDIADLAVERGLAGIVATNTTISRENLLTDAKKVSKMGDGGISGPPVAQRSLDVLKRLYERVGDHLVLISVGGISTPQQAWERIAHGATLLQGYTGLIYGGPDWIRWIHQGIAHQLRVHGFGNISDAVGCGLDWRD; this is encoded by the coding sequence ATGGTTTCGTTGCGTCGACAGGTTTACAACCTTGCGCTTAAAGGGATGTTTCGGATTCCGCCGGAGAGAATCCACGGCATGATTAGTGACTCTTTGCGGATTCTTCAGTTGATGCGTCCCGTTCATCGAGTTTTTAACCACATTGTTCCGGTTCGTGATCCTATTCTGAGCCAAGAGGTTTTTGGGGTCACGTTCCCCCGCCCCTTAGGGCTAGCTGCAGGGTTTGATAAAAATGCGGATTCTCCGGATGTCTGGTCTCCGGTGGGATTTGGTTATGCAGAACTAGGGACGGTGACTGCTTCTCCCCAGCCTGGTAACCCAGCGCCGCGGCTATTTCGGCTGCCAAAGGACAAAGCAATATTAAACCGAATGGGGTTTAATAATGATGGTGCTGCTGAGGTAGCTATGAACCTTCGACGACGCACCACTGAGGATGTTATCGGTATTAATATCGGTAAAACTAAGGTGGTCGATCCCGATGGTGCCGCTGATGATTATCGACGCTCGGCCATGCTCTTGGGTAGTCTTGCAGATTATCTCGTTATCAACGTATCTTCACCGAATACTCCCGGCCTCCGAGACCTCCAGGCGGTAGATTCTTTAAGGCCGATTATTCAAGCGGTCCAATCAGCGACCACCACCCCAATTTTGGTGAAAATAGCTCCTGATTTAGCAGATGAAGATATTGATGATATTGCGGACTTGGCTGTGGAACGAGGATTAGCTGGGATTGTTGCTACCAACACCACTATTTCTCGAGAAAATTTGCTGACTGATGCTAAAAAAGTCTCCAAGATGGGCGACGGAGGTATCTCTGGTCCACCGGTTGCGCAACGGTCCCTTGACGTCCTGAAACGCCTCTATGAGCGGGTAGGTGACCACCTGGTTCTCATCAGCGTCGGGGGGATTTCCACTCCCCAACAGGCGTGGGAAAGAATTGCGCATGGGGCGACGCTTCTACAGGGCTATACCGGACTTATCTACGGTGGTCCAGATTGGATTCGGTGGATCCACCAAGGAATCGCGCATCAACTGCGCGTGCACGGATTTGGCAATATCAGTGATGCCGTAGGTTGTGGTTTGGACTGGCGAGATTAA
- a CDS encoding YfhO family protein, which translates to MTRPRRGEESELSIPLPLRVGGAFIAIALALVIFLVLEIAQHGWLAPVEITSRMVLILCAAALVGAFATVRRNQRPGVSQVIALTGAVVLVILSRFLPSSTLFITAQTWMLGWAILALMCAVILRRSVHRR; encoded by the coding sequence ATGACACGACCACGTCGAGGCGAAGAATCTGAGCTGTCCATTCCCCTCCCGTTGCGAGTGGGAGGGGCCTTTATTGCCATAGCGCTTGCCCTAGTTATTTTCCTGGTCCTGGAAATTGCTCAACATGGGTGGTTAGCGCCAGTAGAGATAACCTCGCGGATGGTGCTAATTTTGTGCGCTGCCGCTTTAGTAGGGGCTTTTGCCACTGTGCGACGTAATCAGCGTCCGGGGGTTAGCCAGGTTATTGCCTTGACCGGGGCGGTGGTGCTAGTTATTCTCAGCCGTTTTCTGCCGTCATCCACCTTGTTCATAACGGCCCAAACGTGGATGCTGGGCTGGGCGATATTGGCTTTGATGTGTGCCGTAATCCTGCGGCGCAGTGTGCATCGGCGCTAG